One Bacteroidota bacterium genomic window carries:
- a CDS encoding GntR family transcriptional regulator, producing MEFSDSQAIYLQIADHFCENILLRKWKEGDRIPSVREIAISIEVNPNTVMRTYNYLQEKGIIFNKRGIGYFVGENGYEKTRILRKEEFVSQELPRFFRALSLLDLTMDDVTAYHRDYMKNNKTGSESGIPSN from the coding sequence ATGGAATTCAGTGATAGCCAGGCTATTTATTTACAGATAGCCGACCACTTTTGTGAGAACATTTTGCTTCGCAAATGGAAAGAAGGAGACCGCATACCCTCGGTAAGGGAAATAGCAATTAGTATCGAAGTAAATCCAAATACAGTTATGCGTACATACAACTATTTACAGGAAAAAGGAATCATTTTCAACAAACGAGGCATTGGCTATTTTGTAGGAGAAAATGGTTATGAAAAAACACGAATATTGCGCAAAGAGGAATTTGTAAGTCAGGAATTACCCCGTTTTTTCAGGGCACTAAGCCTGCTGGACCTTACCATGGATGATGTTACCGCCTATCACCGCGACTACATGAAAAACAACAAAACAGGCTCCGAGAGTGGAATTCCCTCAAACTAA
- a CDS encoding ABC transporter ATP-binding protein, producing the protein MIQIENLCFSYSRKQMLFDQLSVQLPAGNIYGLLGKNGAGKSTLLYLITGLLFPKKGSVDVMHFEPKNRAPQFLREIYLVTEEFSLPSMKMERFVSLYSPFYPRFNHSLLDEYLNEFNLPRDKKLTDLSYGQKKNFLLSFGLATDCRLLILDEPTNGLDIPSKSQFRKIVANAIHEERSFIISTHQVRDMENLIDPIIILDEGKIVFHQSIEKISEKLTFSRQTQAPDNSTVVYSESSLTGYSVVRQNTSMTETNISLEMLFNAVISNTHRITEIFNS; encoded by the coding sequence ATGATACAAATCGAAAACCTTTGTTTTAGTTATTCCCGCAAGCAAATGCTCTTTGACCAGCTGTCTGTTCAACTGCCAGCCGGAAATATTTATGGCTTGCTTGGAAAGAATGGAGCCGGAAAATCAACTTTACTTTACCTGATTACCGGTTTGTTGTTCCCCAAAAAAGGTAGTGTGGATGTCATGCACTTTGAGCCAAAAAACCGTGCTCCCCAATTTTTACGCGAAATATACCTGGTTACCGAAGAGTTTTCGTTACCCTCGATGAAAATGGAGCGTTTTGTGAGTTTATATAGTCCGTTTTATCCACGGTTTAACCATAGTTTGCTCGACGAATACCTCAACGAATTCAACCTACCGCGCGACAAAAAACTTACAGACTTGTCGTATGGCCAAAAGAAGAACTTTCTACTATCGTTCGGCCTGGCCACAGATTGCCGCCTGCTAATTCTCGATGAACCTACTAACGGACTCGACATCCCATCGAAAAGTCAGTTTCGCAAAATAGTGGCCAATGCCATTCACGAAGAACGAAGCTTTATTATCTCCACTCACCAGGTGCGTGATATGGAAAACCTGATTGACCCCATCATAATTCTGGATGAAGGTAAAATTGTTTTTCACCAGAGCATCGAGAAAATTTCTGAGAAACTGACATTCTCCAGGCAAACCCAGGCACCTGACAATAGCACGGTAGTGTATTCCGAATCTTCCCTGACCGGGTATTCGGTAGTGAGACAAAACACCAGCATGACAGAAACCAACATAAGTCTGGAAATGCTGTTTAATGCCGTAATCAGTAACACGCATCGAATTACAGAAATATTTAATTCTTAA
- a CDS encoding helix-turn-helix transcriptional regulator yields the protein MDELKKLQLIFQTLSDYNRLGILKSIADKECAVGEIVKATNLSQPLVSHHLKILKENGILETKRNGPFIFYYLRDNKILYAINLFLELFENSEIKQNPGYRFCPDWIIHKYNTNE from the coding sequence ATGGATGAGTTAAAAAAGTTGCAACTAATTTTTCAAACCCTATCTGATTATAACCGTCTTGGCATATTAAAGTCCATAGCAGACAAGGAATGTGCTGTTGGAGAGATTGTGAAGGCAACTAATCTCTCGCAACCTCTTGTATCGCATCACCTTAAAATACTGAAAGAAAATGGAATTCTCGAAACTAAAAGAAATGGTCCTTTTATTTTTTATTACCTGCGAGACAATAAAATACTATATGCTATTAACCTTTTTTTAGAGCTTTTTGAAAATTCAGAAATAAAGCAAAACCCAGGTTACAGGTTTTGTCCAGATTGGATAATTCACAAATACAATACTAACGAATAG
- a CDS encoding cation transporter, producing the protein MKRLIIFFDLIFLSFIFSSGVLAQQSNQTEAKFSVPGVCEQCKARIENAAYIKGVKFCEWNIDTQTLKVVYNSDKVSLESIQNSIASAGHNAGNIEADSIAYKKLPSCCAYRDGVQVH; encoded by the coding sequence ATGAAACGATTGATAATCTTTTTCGACCTGATATTTCTTTCCTTTATTTTTTCGAGTGGTGTTTTGGCCCAGCAAAGCAATCAAACCGAAGCGAAATTTAGTGTACCGGGTGTATGCGAACAATGCAAAGCCCGCATCGAAAATGCAGCCTATATAAAAGGTGTAAAATTTTGCGAGTGGAACATAGACACCCAAACACTCAAAGTAGTTTACAATTCCGATAAGGTATCGTTGGAAAGTATTCAAAATAGCATTGCTTCAGCCGGGCATAATGCCGGTAACATAGAGGCCGATTCTATTGCCTATAAAAAACTCCCATCGTGCTGCGCTTACCGCGATGGAGTTCAGGTACATTAA